One Amorphoplanes digitatis genomic window carries:
- a CDS encoding DUF6325 family protein, with translation MSGPVQVLVLGFPEASLSGEILAELTRLADAGVVRLLDVLLVSRTEDGHLDTLPPPPGAAPDLGRLATAFLSEAGDEAGSDGHRIGQGGTDPATWSLEDAVPAGGAAAVALIEHLWAQPFVHAVRRAGGRLLDETWLAPDDRELLDRLAGEVT, from the coding sequence GTGAGCGGTCCGGTGCAGGTACTCGTGCTCGGGTTCCCCGAGGCGTCGTTGTCCGGCGAGATCCTGGCCGAGCTGACCAGGCTCGCGGACGCGGGCGTCGTGCGGCTGCTCGACGTGCTGCTGGTGTCGCGCACCGAGGACGGCCACCTCGACACGCTGCCGCCACCGCCGGGCGCCGCGCCGGACCTCGGCCGCCTGGCCACCGCGTTCCTCAGCGAAGCCGGGGACGAGGCCGGGAGCGACGGGCATCGGATCGGGCAGGGCGGGACCGACCCGGCCACATGGTCGCTTGAGGACGCGGTGCCCGCGGGCGGCGCCGCCGCGGTCGCCCTCATCGAGCACCTGTGGGCGCAGCCCTTCGTCCACGCGGTCCGGCGCGCCGGCGGCCGCCTGCTCGACGAGACGTGGCTGGCCCCGGACGACCGGGAGCTCCTGGATCGGCTCGCCGGCGAGGTCACCTAG
- a CDS encoding ABC transporter substrate-binding protein, with amino-acid sequence MINRRHFIGIGAAAALALASGCTGGAGDESETGDFSGEVKGAITVLTNRTDLVDTTFKEYARTFEARFPGTKVTFEGVTNYDNDVTTQLSGGDYGDVLMIPGTVAIDQYRQFFEPLGTDTDLKAKYRFTGPATYEGKVYGLSLGGIAKGFVINKRIWAQAGITAPPKTPEEFLAGLKAVAGRTGAVPYYTNYKDAWPLSEWNNHRAVLADPAINDKFPADAAPWQPGKIQYLTDGLLYDVVNSKLSEKDPLTTNWEGSKPMIATGKVATMLLGSWAVPQMRAAAEAAGANPDDIGFWPFPYQTGGTFHAAIDGDKLAAVSRNSENKATARAFLDWFVNDSGFAADQQAIPPAISQPLPAGLKAFQDTGVELMEVPAATTNAGKEDEIIKESEIDLKGEIYRQKLVDIARGAARGDKDSYFAELNKRWSAAQSRVMQ; translated from the coding sequence ATGATCAATAGAAGGCACTTCATCGGTATCGGCGCGGCGGCCGCGCTCGCCCTGGCCTCCGGCTGCACCGGCGGCGCCGGCGACGAAAGCGAGACCGGCGACTTCTCCGGCGAGGTCAAGGGCGCCATCACGGTGCTGACCAACCGGACCGACCTGGTCGACACGACGTTCAAGGAGTACGCCAGGACCTTCGAGGCCCGGTTCCCCGGTACGAAGGTCACGTTCGAGGGCGTCACGAACTACGACAACGACGTCACCACCCAGCTCAGCGGCGGTGACTACGGCGACGTGCTGATGATCCCCGGCACCGTCGCCATCGACCAGTACCGCCAGTTCTTCGAGCCGCTCGGCACCGACACCGACCTCAAGGCGAAGTACCGGTTCACCGGCCCCGCGACGTACGAGGGCAAGGTGTACGGGCTGTCGCTTGGCGGCATCGCCAAGGGCTTCGTCATCAACAAGCGGATCTGGGCGCAGGCCGGGATCACCGCGCCGCCGAAGACGCCGGAGGAGTTCCTCGCGGGTCTCAAGGCCGTCGCCGGCAGGACCGGCGCCGTCCCGTACTACACCAACTACAAGGACGCCTGGCCGCTGAGCGAGTGGAACAACCACCGGGCCGTCCTGGCCGACCCGGCGATCAACGACAAGTTCCCGGCCGATGCCGCACCCTGGCAGCCGGGCAAGATCCAGTACCTCACCGACGGGCTGCTCTACGACGTCGTGAACAGCAAGCTCAGCGAGAAGGACCCGCTGACGACCAACTGGGAAGGCTCCAAGCCGATGATCGCCACCGGCAAGGTCGCGACCATGCTGCTCGGCTCCTGGGCGGTTCCGCAGATGCGGGCCGCCGCCGAGGCCGCCGGCGCGAACCCGGACGACATCGGCTTCTGGCCGTTCCCGTACCAGACCGGCGGCACCTTCCACGCCGCCATCGACGGCGACAAGCTGGCCGCGGTCAGCCGGAACTCCGAGAACAAGGCGACCGCCCGGGCGTTCCTCGACTGGTTCGTCAACGACTCCGGCTTCGCCGCGGACCAGCAGGCGATCCCGCCGGCGATCAGCCAGCCGCTGCCCGCCGGCCTGAAGGCCTTCCAGGACACCGGGGTCGAGCTGATGGAGGTGCCGGCGGCGACCACCAACGCCGGCAAGGAGGACGAGATCATCAAGGAGTCGGAGATCGACCTGAAGGGTGAGATCTACCGGCAGAAGCTCGTCGACATCGCCCGCGGCGCGG
- a CDS encoding ROK family transcriptional regulator, with protein MARREAPAAGPGSRALIVDVVRSSVAISRVELAELTGLTQPSISNIVRDLIADGIIHEIGSTDSVLGRRRKLIAISPANRFGVGFNLGPDTVTCVAIDLTGGVVGREVVPRLPDEVWAADRLAERFADFTDGLGLPRDRVEGLAIVRPAPGPGLPQAATGLGDDPGDVRAELERRLGVPILVENDAAAAALGEFWSRRVSREQAFGCIYLSTGIGAGFVFGGALYRGASFGAGEFGHLSIDYAGRSCPCGNLGCVERYASMRAIVVAARERADLRARLALDGSESSAYDAIARAAVYGDPDAYQVLDQAAERLSAAATSMVNLLDLGRLVLTGPGVARAGSIFARRLRAHLDRTAHSRQRHSVTVELSAQPRDAAGIGAAALVVQASVAPGHTPGQV; from the coding sequence ATGGCTCGTCGAGAAGCGCCCGCAGCCGGGCCGGGAAGTCGCGCCCTGATCGTCGACGTCGTCCGGTCCTCGGTGGCCATCAGCCGGGTCGAGCTCGCCGAGCTGACCGGGCTCACCCAGCCGTCGATCTCCAACATCGTCCGCGATCTCATCGCCGACGGCATCATCCACGAGATCGGCTCGACCGACTCGGTGCTGGGCCGGCGGCGCAAGCTCATCGCGATCAGCCCGGCCAACCGGTTCGGCGTCGGCTTCAACCTCGGGCCGGACACGGTCACCTGCGTCGCGATCGACCTCACCGGCGGCGTGGTCGGCCGCGAGGTGGTACCGCGCCTGCCCGACGAGGTCTGGGCGGCGGACCGGCTGGCCGAGCGGTTCGCGGACTTCACCGACGGCCTGGGCCTGCCCCGCGACCGCGTCGAGGGCCTCGCCATCGTCAGGCCGGCGCCCGGGCCCGGCCTGCCGCAGGCCGCGACCGGTCTCGGCGACGACCCCGGCGACGTGCGTGCCGAGCTGGAACGCCGCCTCGGCGTGCCGATCCTGGTGGAGAACGACGCGGCGGCCGCGGCGCTCGGCGAGTTCTGGAGCCGCCGGGTGTCGCGCGAGCAGGCCTTCGGCTGCATCTACCTGTCGACCGGGATCGGCGCCGGCTTCGTGTTCGGCGGCGCGCTGTACCGCGGGGCGAGCTTCGGCGCCGGCGAGTTCGGCCACCTGTCCATCGACTACGCCGGACGCTCCTGCCCCTGCGGCAACCTGGGCTGTGTGGAGCGGTACGCGTCGATGCGGGCGATCGTGGTGGCGGCCCGCGAGCGTGCGGACCTGCGCGCGCGGCTGGCCCTGGACGGCAGCGAGTCGAGCGCGTACGACGCCATCGCCCGGGCCGCGGTCTACGGCGACCCGGACGCGTACCAGGTGCTGGACCAGGCGGCCGAGCGGCTGAGCGCGGCCGCGACGTCCATGGTGAACCTGCTGGATCTCGGCCGGCTCGTGCTCACCGGGCCCGGCGTCGCACGGGCGGGATCGATCTTCGCCCGCCGGCTGCGCGCGCACCTCGACCGGACCGCACACTCCCGGCAGCGGCACAGCGTGACCGTGGAGCTCTCGGCGCAGCCCCGTGACGCGGCCGGCATCGGAGCCGCCGCGCTGGTGGTTCAGGCGTCCGTCGCGCCTGGCCACACCCCGGGCCAGGTCTGA
- a CDS encoding SHOCT domain-containing protein produces MLLVPRQLLRAGMTGDVPYYGGRFSPAQAYAAAHPQPRPAPPPPAPTSRADQQLAALQNLFAAGVLTAEEYQQFAARVTP; encoded by the coding sequence ATGCTGTTGGTGCCCAGGCAGCTGCTGCGCGCCGGCATGACCGGCGACGTGCCCTACTACGGCGGCAGATTCAGCCCGGCTCAGGCGTACGCCGCGGCGCATCCCCAGCCGCGCCCGGCCCCGCCTCCCCCGGCGCCCACCTCCCGCGCGGACCAGCAACTTGCCGCGTTGCAGAACCTCTTCGCCGCCGGCGTGCTCACGGCCGAGGAGTACCAGCAGTTCGCGGCCCGGGTGACGCCGTGA
- a CDS encoding Hsp70 family protein: protein MTYGLGVDLGTTWTAAAVRRGDAIEVLRLGGRRPEIPSVIFLPADGPVLVGEPATRRGEEQPGRLAREFKRRVGDPVPLLIGGSPYPAHALLARQLEHVLAVATKNEQGPPGSVVLTCPANWGPYKRDLLEQAARMADAPRVVLRSEPEAAAASYAAGEHMDDGDIVAVYDLGGGTFDAAVLRRTADGFELLGTPEGIEQLGGADFDEAVFDHVTRLLPAERLAGDGPELVAALARLRRDCVDAKETLSYDTEVMIPVALPGLHTRVRLTRHEFEAMIAPAMEETVRALGRALRSAGVGPEQLRAVLLAGGSARIPLAGALVGAAFERPVVVDPNPEHSIALGAARLTGTVPPAAARVEAPPPSSPAPSAAPPAPEPPAPSPESPESPPTRPIAVGRAAPAEPSPDGSGSGRRRVLILVAAAAVLAIAVSVPLVVRLMRADRGQAAAPPPASGAPTCGFTEDFAGTAVDPAWERPRKDLTLTVGGGVAEMDAPEGTDIYKTNTTAPMLLRPITGDFVLETEMEASPAVFYQGAGLLLWNGPASWVRMERGFGRTTGTVSFEYSDAGTHLRPHGPLPSQRPIETAATRIVFRMARSGDAVHGSWRPADKPTFADLATVKMTLPQTVRVGVAALNRAQFGAKPTPFRARFDRITVTC from the coding sequence ATGACCTACGGGCTGGGCGTTGACCTCGGTACCACCTGGACCGCGGCGGCCGTGCGGCGCGGCGACGCCATCGAGGTGCTCCGGCTCGGCGGGCGGCGTCCCGAGATCCCGTCGGTGATCTTCCTACCGGCCGACGGGCCGGTGCTGGTCGGCGAGCCGGCCACGCGGCGCGGCGAGGAACAGCCGGGGCGGCTGGCCCGCGAGTTCAAGCGGCGGGTCGGCGACCCGGTGCCGCTGCTGATCGGCGGCTCGCCCTATCCGGCGCACGCGCTGCTCGCCCGCCAGTTGGAGCACGTACTGGCGGTCGCCACGAAGAACGAGCAGGGCCCGCCCGGCTCGGTCGTGCTCACCTGCCCGGCCAACTGGGGTCCCTACAAGCGCGACCTGCTGGAACAGGCCGCGCGCATGGCCGACGCGCCACGGGTGGTGCTGCGCAGCGAGCCCGAGGCGGCCGCGGCCTCGTACGCGGCGGGCGAGCACATGGACGACGGCGACATAGTGGCCGTCTACGACCTGGGCGGCGGCACCTTCGACGCGGCCGTGCTGCGCCGCACCGCCGACGGGTTCGAGCTGCTCGGCACGCCGGAGGGCATCGAGCAGCTCGGCGGGGCCGACTTCGACGAGGCGGTCTTCGACCACGTGACCCGGCTCCTGCCGGCCGAACGGCTGGCCGGGGACGGCCCCGAGCTGGTGGCGGCGCTCGCCCGGCTGCGGCGGGACTGTGTGGACGCCAAGGAGACGCTCTCCTACGACACCGAGGTGATGATCCCGGTGGCGCTGCCCGGCCTGCACACCCGGGTGCGGCTGACCCGGCACGAGTTCGAGGCGATGATCGCGCCGGCGATGGAGGAGACGGTGCGGGCGCTGGGGCGCGCGCTGCGCTCGGCCGGGGTCGGCCCGGAGCAGCTGCGGGCGGTGCTGCTTGCCGGCGGGTCGGCGCGGATCCCGCTGGCCGGCGCGCTGGTGGGCGCCGCGTTCGAGCGGCCGGTCGTGGTCGACCCCAACCCCGAGCACAGCATCGCGCTCGGCGCGGCCCGCCTGACCGGCACCGTCCCGCCCGCCGCCGCCCGGGTGGAAGCGCCCCCGCCTTCCTCGCCGGCGCCATCGGCCGCCCCGCCGGCGCCGGAACCGCCCGCTCCATCGCCGGAGTCGCCGGAGTCGCCGCCGACCCGGCCCATCGCGGTGGGCCGGGCCGCGCCGGCCGAGCCCTCGCCCGACGGTTCCGGTTCGGGCCGGCGGCGCGTCCTCATCCTGGTCGCGGCCGCGGCCGTCCTGGCGATCGCCGTGAGCGTCCCGCTCGTCGTGCGGCTGATGCGCGCCGACCGCGGCCAGGCCGCCGCGCCGCCGCCCGCCTCCGGCGCACCCACCTGCGGCTTCACCGAGGACTTCGCCGGCACCGCGGTGGATCCCGCCTGGGAGCGGCCCCGGAAGGATCTGACGCTCACCGTGGGCGGCGGGGTGGCCGAGATGGACGCCCCGGAGGGTACGGACATCTACAAGACCAACACGACCGCGCCGATGCTGCTGCGGCCGATCACCGGAGACTTCGTCCTCGAGACCGAGATGGAGGCGTCCCCGGCCGTGTTCTACCAGGGCGCCGGGCTGCTGTTGTGGAACGGCCCGGCCAGCTGGGTGCGGATGGAGCGCGGCTTCGGCAGGACGACCGGGACGGTGAGCTTCGAGTACAGCGACGCCGGCACGCATCTGCGGCCGCACGGGCCGCTGCCCAGCCAGCGGCCGATCGAGACCGCGGCCACCCGGATCGTCTTCCGGATGGCCCGGTCGGGCGACGCGGTCCACGGCTCGTGGCGCCCGGCCGACAAGCCGACGTTCGCCGACCTGGCCACCGTGAAGATGACCCTGCCGCAGACCGTCCGGGTCGGCGTGGCCGCGCTCAACCGGGCGCAGTTCGGGGCGAAGCCCACCCCGTTCCGCGCCCGGTTCGACCGGATCACCGTGACCTGCTGA
- a CDS encoding glycosyl hydrolase yields MRIPVRALTATVAVAALVATAAASVATPALAFPATSKQTVINYLRSITGNHTVSGQHNKEPASAPGQYTQQAHDITGQWPGLWGGDMMFNSADVANRQRVVDQAKTEWANGSLVALTWHACSPTVGATCNFDGGVKTSISNAQFQQIVTGGTALNATWRSRMAAVVPYLRQLRDAGVPVLWRPFHEMNESWNWWGARPGANGGAKIYQQMKDYFDSQGLTNLIWVWNVQDNPAGGWAGYYPGAGYVDVVSLDAWYKNHPSSGDYQQIQAIAAGKPIALAEMGKVPTAALLDSQPKWTYFMIWSEQLRGSNSNAEIQNAYFLPRVYNQGEIRF; encoded by the coding sequence ATGAGAATCCCCGTCCGCGCGCTGACGGCGACGGTGGCCGTCGCCGCTCTGGTGGCCACCGCCGCCGCCTCGGTCGCCACCCCGGCGCTGGCGTTCCCCGCCACGTCCAAACAGACCGTGATCAACTATCTGAGGTCGATCACCGGAAACCACACCGTCAGCGGCCAGCACAACAAGGAACCCGCCTCCGCGCCCGGCCAGTACACCCAGCAGGCACACGACATCACCGGTCAGTGGCCCGGCCTCTGGGGCGGCGACATGATGTTCAACTCCGCCGACGTCGCCAACCGACAGCGGGTCGTCGACCAGGCCAAGACCGAGTGGGCCAACGGCTCACTGGTGGCGCTGACCTGGCACGCCTGCTCCCCCACCGTCGGCGCCACCTGCAACTTCGACGGCGGCGTCAAGACCAGCATCAGCAACGCACAGTTCCAGCAGATCGTCACCGGCGGCACCGCCCTCAACGCCACCTGGCGCAGCCGGATGGCCGCCGTCGTCCCGTACCTGCGGCAGCTCAGGGACGCCGGCGTCCCGGTGCTCTGGCGGCCGTTCCACGAGATGAACGAGAGCTGGAACTGGTGGGGCGCCCGGCCCGGCGCCAACGGCGGCGCGAAGATCTACCAGCAGATGAAGGACTACTTCGACAGTCAGGGCCTGACCAACCTGATCTGGGTCTGGAACGTGCAGGACAACCCGGCCGGCGGCTGGGCCGGCTACTACCCGGGCGCCGGCTACGTCGACGTCGTCTCGCTCGACGCCTGGTACAAGAACCACCCGTCGAGCGGCGACTACCAGCAGATCCAGGCGATCGCCGCGGGTAAGCCCATCGCGCTCGCCGAGATGGGCAAGGTGCCCACCGCGGCACTGCTCGACAGCCAGCCGAAGTGGACCTACTTCATGATCTGGTCCGAGCAGCTGCGCGGCAGCAACAGCAACGCGGAGATCCAGAACGCGTACTTCCTGCCTCGGGTGTACAACCAGGGCGAGATCAGGTTCTAG